A single Drosophila gunungcola strain Sukarami unplaced genomic scaffold, Dgunungcola_SK_2 000122F, whole genome shotgun sequence DNA region contains:
- the LOC128265416 gene encoding pyrimidine-specific ribonucleoside hydrolase RihA, with protein sequence METKERLVVYDCDIGTDDAWGLAMMLRAEELPALPGGRSSKVVAITTVQGNTDVVNGTLNALRILHTLDRRDVPVFKGCADPIVPRTWAYTNRFHGVDGLNDVGNYPEVSLEQELQPEHAVNAMYRLANQHPGQVDFLLCGPLTNFANCINLYGQAFLDMIGGVYMLGGNMYAKGNVTKSAEFNFMMDPEAAHITLERVPRPALVVPWETCIDGDFGITLDWRLNDLGSVDHPFVQLLTRVERSMLEPRGFQKWISCDALLTATYLFPGEMIADQREYYATVELNGTHTRGQMVLDHLRGRKVDAIHGKKSNVRIVRRLNGEPFRTIIAWTGFLKQADIAQLIV encoded by the exons ATGGAGACGAAGGAACGCCTGGTGGTCTACGACTGTGATATTGGAACCGACGATGCCTGGGGATTGGCCATGATGCTGCGGGCGGAGGAGCTGCCGGCTCTGCCAGGAGGCAGGAGCTCCAAGGTGGTGGCCATAACGACGGTGCAGGGCAACACGGATGTGGTCAATGGGACACTGAATGCCCTGCGGATTCTGCACACACTGGACAGGCGGGAT GTGCCCGTTTTCAAAGGCTGTGCCGATCCCATAGTGCCACGAACTTGGGCCTACACCAATCGTTTTCATGGCGTGGACGGGCTCAACGATGTGGGCAACTATCCGGAGGTTAGCCTAGAGCAGGAACTGCAGCCGGAGCATGCCGTCAATGCCATGTACCGCCTGGCCAACCAACATCCCGGTCAAGTGGACTTCCTGCTCTGCGGCCCACTCACCAACTTTGCCAACTGCATTAATCTGTACGGCCAGGCATTTCTGGACATGATTGGCGGCGTCTACATGTTGGGCGGCAACATGTACGCAAAGGGCAACGTCACCAAGAGTGCCGAGTTCAATTTCATGATGGATCCCGAGGCGGCGCACATTACCCTGGAGCGAGTGCCACGGCCAGCTTTGGTTGTGCCCTGGGAGACGTGCATCGATGGCGATTTCGGCATCACCCTCGACTGGCGGCTAAATGATCTGGGATCTGTGGACCATCCCTTCGTCCAACTGCTGACCAGAGTGGAGCGCTCGATGCTGGAGCCGCGCGGCTTTCAGAAGTGGATCAGCTGCGATGCCCTGCTCACGGCCACCTACCTTTTCCCGGGGGAAATGATAGCCGATCAGCGGGAGTACTATGCCACCGTGGAATTAAACGGCACCCATACCCGTGGCCAGATGGTGCTGGATCACCTGCGCGGCCGCAAAGTGGATGCCATCCACGGCAAGAAGAGCAACGTGCGCATCGTAAGACGCCTCAATGGCGAGCCCTTCCGCACGATCATCGCCTGGACGGGATTCCTCAAGCAAGCCGATATCGCGCAACTTATCGTTTAG
- the LOC128265417 gene encoding transport and Golgi organization protein 2 isoform X1 has protein sequence MCVIFFCADSSPREGGYKLILASNRDEYFARATQSAAKWPNADHVYGGIDLEPGREGGTWLAIGHAAGFFKVGALLNLTGEPKPRDAVAHKNILQPHNHNSNSTSTTGINLCPKPSHPNPNLNPNPNPNLNPSKGHSNNEHFLLGRGMIVADFVTRSDDQHGIVEYNQSLFKDCTKYTAFNFVSIEIGPSSVPARVKLLSNVPPTLEEFQNGECYGFGNSLPHTPFEKVRHGKQEFEAIVREHGGSSVEDLSAHLMQLLRKKHKFWPDAELKRRAPNWGEGLSTLNVHIAEHAYGSRTHTVILVDSHNKMHFIEETMAGADPQGEWIRTHIENGFPN, from the exons ATGTGCGTGATATTCTTCTGCGCGGATTCAAGTCCACGGGAGGGTGGCTATAAGCTCATCCTGGCCTCCAATCGCGATGAGTACTTCGCCCGGGCCACACAATCGGCGGCCAAGTGGCCAAATGCCGATCATGTTTACGGCG gcaTCGATCTGGAGCCGGGCCGCGAGGGCGGCACTTGGCTGGCGATCGGCCACGCCGCTGGCTTCTTCAAGGTGGGAGCCCTGCTCAATCTGACCGGCGAGCCCAAGCCCCGCGATGCAGTCG CGCACAAGAACATTTTGCAACCGCATAatcacaacagcaacagcaccagcaccaccggCATTAACCTCTGCCCCAAGCCCAGccatccgaatccgaatctgaatccgaatccgaatccgaatctgaATCCGAGTAAGGGGCATTCGAATAACGAACATTTCTTACTAGGGCGCGGCATGATCGTGGCTGACTTCGTCACGCGATCGGACGACCAGCACGGCATCGTGGAATACAACCAGAGCCTGTTCAAGGACTGCACCAAGTACACCGCCTTCAACTTTGTGTCGATTGAGATTGG ACCGTCATCAGTGCCCGCCCGCGTCAAGCTACTCAGCAATGTGCCACCCACGCTGGAGGAGTTCCAAAATGGGGAGTGCTACGGATTCGGCAACAGCCTGCCGCACACTCCCTTCGAGAAGGTGCGTCACGGCAAGCAGGAGTTCGAGGCGATCGTTAGGGAGCATGGTGGATCCAGCGTGGAGGACCTGTCCGCCCACCTGATGCAGCTGCTCCGGAAGAAGCACAAATTCTGGCCGGACGCGGAGTTGAAGAGGCGTGCGCCCAACTGGGGCGAGGGTTTGAGTACCCTAAATGTTCACATCGCGGAGCATGCCTATGGCAGCCGCACCCACACCGTAATCCTGGTGGATAGCCACAACAAAATGCACTTCATTGAGGAGACAATGGCTGGAGCGGATCCACAGGGTGAGTGGATTAGGACCCATATCGAAAACGGATTTCCAAACTAG
- the LOC128265413 gene encoding glutamine-dependent NAD(+) synthetase, with protein MGRKVTVAVSTLNQWALDFEGNMARILQSILEAKDMGASYRTGPELEVCGYSCEDHFREPDTFLHSWEVLLEVMMSPICENMLVDVGMPVMHRNVAYNCRVAFFNRQLLLIRPKMAMCDDGNYRESRWFTAWTKSLQTEEYVLPRMIAQHTGQQTVPFGDAVIATRDTCLGYEICEELWNVRSKHIDMSLAGVELIVNSSGSYMELRKAHITTDLVRNASFKAGGAYLFSNLRGCDGQRVYFNGCSAIALNGELLARGQQFALQDVEVTLATIDLEEIRAYRVSLRSRCTAAAGAADYPRIHCDFEMSTHSDIFKTSTPPLNWPNHTPEEEIALGPACWLWDYLRRSGQGGFFLPLSGGVDSSSSATIVHSMCRLIVQAVQLGDAQVLHDIRKILADTDYTPDNAAGLCNRLLVTCFMGSVNSSKETRRRAAQLANQLGSYHIEISIDLAVNALLGIFNAVTGLTPRFRMQGGCARQNLALQNIQSRIRMVLAYIFAQLMLWVRNRPGGLLVLGSANVDESLRGYLTKYDCSSADINPIGGISKMDLRRFLIYAKDKFNLPVLESIIEAPPTAELEPLQENGELQQTDEQDMGMSYAELSEYGRLRKQSFCGPYSMFCRLVATWKGDLSPKEVADKVKHFFRCYAINRHKMTVLTPSVHMESYSPDDNRFDHRPFLYRPNWSWQFKAIDDEVDKLQPIYTPSSAQLRPSSEDLLMSTQRSSHLDDSKHSSPLSSASASASIDVGISTAAVPLPGAAAPGGLSKKPSGYSKVHVNVLGKIKDRTGIPV; from the exons ATGGGTCGCAAAGTGACGGTGGCGGTGTCCACATTGAACCAATGGGCCCTGGACTTCGAGGGGAATATGGCCAGGATACTGCAGTCCATCCTGGAGGCCAAGGACATGGGCGCCAGCTATCGAACAGGACCTGAACTGGAGGTTTG TGGCTACAGCTGCGAGGACCATTTCCGGGAGCCGGACACCTTCCTGCACTCGTGGGAGGTGCTGCTGGAGGTGATGATGTCGCCCATCTG TGAGAACATGCTGGTGGACGTGGGCATGCCGGTGATGCATCGCAACGTGGCCTACAACTGCCGGGTGGCGTTCTTCAACCGCCAGCTGCTGCTCATCCGGCCCAAGATGGCCATGTGCGACGATGGCAACTACAGGGAGTCGCGCTGGTTCACCGCCTGGACGAAGTCGCTGCAGACGGAGGAGTACGTGCTGCCGCGGATGATTGCCCAGCACACGGGCCAGCAGACGGTGCCGTTTGGCGATGCGGTGATTGCCACCAGGGACACCTGTTTGGGCTACGAGATCTGCGAGGAGCTGTGGAATGTGCGCAGCAAGCACATCGACATGTCGCTGGCCGGCGTGGAACTGATCGTCAACAGTTCCGGCAGCTACATGGAGCTGAGGAAGGCGCACATAACCACCGATCTGGTGCGGAATGCCAGCTTCAAGGCCGGCGGCGCCTATCTGTTTAGCAATCTTCGCGGCTGCGATGGCCAGCGGGTGTACTTCAATGGCTGCTCGGCCATAGCCCTGAATGGTGAACTCCTGGCCCGGGGTCAACAGTTTGCCCTGCAGGATGTGGAGGTCACGCTGGCCACCATCGATCTGGAGGAGATTCGTGCCTATCGCGTCAGCCTGAGATCACGCTGCACGGCGGCTGCGGGAGCAGCGGATTATCCCCGGATTCACTGTGACTTCGAGATGTCCACGCACAGTGACATCTTCAAGACGTCGACGCCGCCGCTCAATTGGCCCAATCACACGCCCGAGGAGGAGATTGCCTTGGGGCCAGCCTGCTGGCTCTGGGACTATCTAAGGCGATCCGGTCAGGGTGGCTTCTTTCTGCCCCTGAGCGGCGGCGTGGACTCCAGCAGCTCCGCCACCATAGTGCACTCCATGTGCCGGCTGATTGTGCAGGCTGTGCAACTGGGCGATGCCCAGGTCCTGCATGACATACGCAAAATCCTGGCCGACACCGACTATACGCCGGATAATGCCGCCGGATTGTGCAATCGACTGCTGGTCACCTGCTTCATGGGCAGCGTGAATAGCAGCAAGGAGACGAGACGCAGGGCCGCCCAATTGGCCAACCAACTGGGCAGCTACCACATCGAGATCAGCATCGATTTGGCCGTGAATGCCCTGCTGGGCATATTCAATGCCGTCACGGGTCTAACGCCCCGATTCCGGATGCAGGGCGGCTGTGCCCGCCAGAACCTGGCGCTGCAGAACATCCAGTCGAGGATTCGCATGGTCCTGGCCTACATCTTTGCCCAGCTGATGCTGTGGGTGAGGAATCGGCCGGGCGGACTGCTCGTCCTCGGCTCCGCCAATGTGGATGAGTCGCTGCGCGGCTATCTGACCAAGTACGACTGCTCCTCGGCGGACATCAATCCGATTGGTGGGATCTCCAAAATGGATCTGCGACGATTTCTGATCTACGCCAAGGATAA GTTCAACCTGCCCGTGCTGGAGTCGATTATCGAGGCGCCGCCCACCGCCGAGCTGGAGCCGCTGCAGGAGAACGGGGAGCTGCAGCAGACGGACGAGCAGGACATGGGCATGTCGTATGCGGAGCTGTCCGAGTACGGGCGATTGCGCAAGCAGTCCTTCTGCGGACCGTACAGCATGTTCTGCCGCTTGGTGGCCACCTGGAAGGGCGATCTCAGTCCCAAGGAGGTGGCCGACAAGGTGAAGCACTTCTTCCGCTGCTATGCCATCAATCGGCACAAGATGACCGTGCTGACGCCATCGGTGCATATGGAGAGCTACAGTCCGGATGACAATCGGTTCGATCATCGCCCCTTTTTGTACCGGCCCAACTGGAGCTGGCAGTTCAAGGCCATCGACGACGAGGTGGACAAGCTGCAGCCCATCTACACGCCCTCATCGGCGCAACTGCGTCCCAGCAGCGAGGACCTATTGATGTCCACCCAGCGATCATCGCATCTGGACGACTCCAAGCACTCGTCGCCATTGTCCTCGGCCTCGGCGTCCGCATCGATTGACGTGGGCATTTCCACGGCTGCCGTTCCACTACCAGGTGCCGCCGCTCCAGGCGGCCTCTCCAAGAAGCCCAGCGGCTACTCTAAGGTGCATGTCAATGTGCTCGGCAAGATCAAGGATCGCACGGGCATTCCCGTGTAG
- the LOC128265417 gene encoding transport and Golgi organization protein 2 isoform X2, protein MCVIFFCADSSPREGGYKLILASNRDEYFARATQSAAKWPNADHVYGGIDLEPGREGGTWLAIGHAAGFFKVGALLNLTGEPKPRDAVGRGMIVADFVTRSDDQHGIVEYNQSLFKDCTKYTAFNFVSIEIGPSSVPARVKLLSNVPPTLEEFQNGECYGFGNSLPHTPFEKVRHGKQEFEAIVREHGGSSVEDLSAHLMQLLRKKHKFWPDAELKRRAPNWGEGLSTLNVHIAEHAYGSRTHTVILVDSHNKMHFIEETMAGADPQGEWIRTHIENGFPN, encoded by the exons ATGTGCGTGATATTCTTCTGCGCGGATTCAAGTCCACGGGAGGGTGGCTATAAGCTCATCCTGGCCTCCAATCGCGATGAGTACTTCGCCCGGGCCACACAATCGGCGGCCAAGTGGCCAAATGCCGATCATGTTTACGGCG gcaTCGATCTGGAGCCGGGCCGCGAGGGCGGCACTTGGCTGGCGATCGGCCACGCCGCTGGCTTCTTCAAGGTGGGAGCCCTGCTCAATCTGACCGGCGAGCCCAAGCCCCGCGATGCAGTCG GGCGCGGCATGATCGTGGCTGACTTCGTCACGCGATCGGACGACCAGCACGGCATCGTGGAATACAACCAGAGCCTGTTCAAGGACTGCACCAAGTACACCGCCTTCAACTTTGTGTCGATTGAGATTGG ACCGTCATCAGTGCCCGCCCGCGTCAAGCTACTCAGCAATGTGCCACCCACGCTGGAGGAGTTCCAAAATGGGGAGTGCTACGGATTCGGCAACAGCCTGCCGCACACTCCCTTCGAGAAGGTGCGTCACGGCAAGCAGGAGTTCGAGGCGATCGTTAGGGAGCATGGTGGATCCAGCGTGGAGGACCTGTCCGCCCACCTGATGCAGCTGCTCCGGAAGAAGCACAAATTCTGGCCGGACGCGGAGTTGAAGAGGCGTGCGCCCAACTGGGGCGAGGGTTTGAGTACCCTAAATGTTCACATCGCGGAGCATGCCTATGGCAGCCGCACCCACACCGTAATCCTGGTGGATAGCCACAACAAAATGCACTTCATTGAGGAGACAATGGCTGGAGCGGATCCACAGGGTGAGTGGATTAGGACCCATATCGAAAACGGATTTCCAAACTAG
- the LOC128265415 gene encoding uncharacterized protein LOC128265415 has translation MADGRTVENGDGGGSKSKCRSPRYAILDCDGGSDDAWALLLLLHAAESHGIELLAVTTLGCGNTSRENAARNMRRILEACKRTDIPIYLGAVDPLIPVEEDEKKYFHGRDGFGDCLADDCGPVESFVRPEHAVTAIHDLCRARPKQITVFAVGPLTNLALGFTMYGETFGECFRDIFIMGGNYQGVGNSSRAAEFNFHSDPEAAHTVLLKSRCPITILPWEPCTSKRFNIPINWRLKEFAERAKDARHPAITMLNQVEAAQWLPMIELYGIDIWNPCDAIVVAACLFEDRLIRKHSTWHATVDLRGTHTRGQMVLDHLREREKYPENVRIIELVDAEFFKRICEWIAGLDDGALLRDIQ, from the exons ATGGCGGACGGACGCACAGTGGAAAACGGTGACGGCGGAGGatccaaatcaaaatgcaGATCCCCCAGATACGCGATCCTCGACTGCGATGGCGGTAGCGATGATGCCTGGgccctgctcctgctgctccatGCGGCCGAGAGCCATGGGATCGAGCTCCTGGCGGTCACCACCCTCGGATGCGGAAACACCAGTCGGGAGAATGCCGCTCGCAATATGCGTCGGATACTGGAGGCCTGCAAGCGTACAGac ATTCCCATTTACCTGGGTGCTGTGGATCCCCTGATACCCGTCGAGGAGGACGAAAAGAAGTATTTCCATGGGCGCGACGGATTCGGGGACTGTCTCGCCGACGACTGCGGTCCGGTGGAGAGTTTTGTGCGGCCGGAGCACGCGGTGACCGCCATCCACGATCTCTGCCGTGCCAGACCCAAACAGATCACAGTATTTGCCGTGGGCCCGCTAACGAATCTGGCCCTGGGCTTCACCATGTACGGGGAGACGTTTGGGGAGTGTTTCAGGGACATATTCATCATGGGCGGCAACTACCAGGGCGTGGGCAACTCCTCACGGGCGGCTGAATTCAACTTCCATTCGGATCCGGAGGCGGCGCACACTGTGCTTCTGAAGAGCCGCTGCCCTATCACCATCCTGCCATGGGAGCCCTGCACCTCCAAACGATTCAACATACCCATT AACTGGCGCCTGAAGGAGTTCGCCGAAAGGGCCAAGGATGCCCGTCATCCGGCGATCACGATGCTCAACCAGGTGGAGGCCGCCCAGTGGCTGCCAATGATCGAGCTGTACGGGATCGACATATGGAACCCCTGCGATGCCATCGTGGTGGCCGCCTGTCTCTTCGAGGACCGTTTGATCCGCAAGCACAGCACCTGGCACGCCACCGTCGACCTAAGGGGCACCCACACCCGGGGTCAGATGGTCCTCGATCATCTGCGGGAGCGTGAAAAGTATCCGGAGAATGTGCGCATCATTGAGCTGGTCGACGCCGAGTTCTTCAAACGGATCTGCGAATGGATCGCCGGATTGGACGATGGCGCCCTACTCCGCGACATCCAATAA